The DNA window TATTTGTTTTGCTGCAGTTGTtgcgattttttattttaaagatttatgGCCGTTGTAGTTATGATTTTCAGTTTAAGATGTTTATACAACTATTGTGATTTTCAGTTTTATAGAACAAACCCAATCATGGTTTTGTGGTGcgatttcaataaaaaaatttaaaaaggagTGATAATAAAAGATGGTTGTATTCTGGTGGAACTTTAGCATGACATactgtattaaaaaaataattgttggaTTTGCAATTGTTTGTATTCTagattcttattttattttattttattttttttttacttttttatatttcaagTTTAGTGTAATTGTTGAGATGTTTTGATCTCTAAATCTATATTTAAGATTATATGGTGTTTTGATAATTGACAAATATTGTACCAgttataatttatgtataagaaaaaatataaatatattcaagaaTCAAGTCCTTAACAAATCTCTAGAAAAAAGTGAAGAAGATAGCAACGATGTCATAGAAGCTTATCAAAGAACTTTGTAGACAATTTGAAGAAGATATTTCACATATGCAATAGAAAAAACCTTAGAGAACTGCATTAAGACTGATAATTTCGTTTAACTGATACTAATACtgtattgatatcattaaggtttcttgttaaGAAATTACTTATTAGTCAATaatactataaaaatatatgtatattgttatGATATCATTGTTTCTTGTTTAGGAATTACTCATTAGTACTCAATGATACTAttagagaatatatatattatatatatactgatttagtatcaaatAAGCGAAATTATCAACCTTAGTAGACTTTAATTTGATTCTATGATGGATCAAGACAAAGAAATTTTCTATGAATTATGCACatagcttgaaaataaggagaAAGATGAAGCGAGAAACGTAAAAGAAAGAAGCAAATCAAGTTAAACTAGGATTGGATTTTTGAAAACTCTTAAATCAATTCTAAGTTGAATTAGAGAACTAAAAGACGACCACTTACTTTTGTAAATACAAAACACgtcaaaatttttaattgttaataatGGAAGATGCTCAGCCACTTggacacaatattttaaaaactctCTTGGGACTCGCCTCAGGGCACGCCCTAGGGCGAGGCTTTAGCAAAACGCTTTGAGACTCAAGTGTGGGGCTTAGTTCTGTAAGACTTACGTCCTAAGTGCCCGACTGTACGCCCAACGTCCAACGCTCGAGGCTTGCCTAACAGATCTTATACAAATTATGTGTTAGAATCTTTAGTTAACATTGTCGACCCTCAAAATTCTTGAATAATTGTATGATACTTGATAATTTTTAATCTATAGAGATAAGCAAATTgagaataattcaaataataagTTTTAGTATTGCATCTTTCCTATTTGGTAACACTGTGAAAGTAATTATataacatttcttttaataatacATCGCAAAATTTACTTTTTCACTTATCATTGGTCTTCATGGTTTTGTCATATGtctcaaaattattatattttatttagtgatttgaaagtaatttgatttttattcatGACGGGgtgaatttttattataatacgaGTAACTAGTAaggttattaattattttcttttaggagGTAAATAGTatagtatgataaaaaaaatatttttgagaaataatgattcatttattattagaaagttaaggtattagattatttatacttgtataatcatgttagaacttttattttctattagtttatttaatcatatttgtaattatttcaaactattgatttatttttataattttgtgttattatattattttactatattataaattaaaattttaaagatcCATAGAGCTTACACCCCACATCTCGAGGCTTACGCCTTGCTCCATATTAAGTAAAATGTCTCGCCTCACGCCCCCACTTTTTAAAACACTGCTTGAACAAGTCTGACttatttgaaattgattttgaattgaCTATACTAAACTGGGCCAAACCACACAAAATTACTTGGCTTGGGccaatttctaaaattttccaaTAAAATGAAGTCCAGTTGAAACTATAAGACACCCATTCGGCATTCACATTTccccttttttctttaaattttcaaCGAAAGAAGATTCGGATTTGAAGAAACAAAGTCAGTAATTTGTGGATCTCTTCAGTGCAACACGCGGAAGGAGAAGAAGTGAGAGATGTCGTGCTTGGCATCGTGCTGTGCGTCATTGACATGCGGACTCTGCACATCGGTAGCCTCAGGTGTCACCAGGAGCTCAGCTAGACTTGCTTATTGTGGCCTATTTGGTGTTTCTTTGATCGTCTCTTGGGTTCTCAGAGAAGTCGCTTCTCCTCTTCTCAAGAATTTCTCATGTAAATATCCTCTTTTTAAACTGTTCCTCTCCACAAAATAGCGTTTGATTGGCCTTTCCTTTTCAATTCAATACTGTGTTTTTTAATTTACCGCCTTCTTCAGAATTTTGAATAACCCGTTGACGGATCAAGTTTGAGTTTTCTGTTTAGTTACTATTGGAATTCAGTTGGTAGTACATAAGATAAGCGTATCCGACTAAAAGTTGAGTTTAAGATGTCGACTTATATATCTGACTACTGATAGTGAAATTGATTAAGAAGTTAGTATGATAGGAAGACATCACATCAAAGTTCAAATTGAATAGATTATTGAAATTGAATTCGTGAAATTCGTTAAAATTGTACAAAGAATTAACACAGAGCACATATTGGAACTTTTTAATGAAATGGATATTGGGTAGCTTGTGAGGTGAGGATTGCCCAAGACTATATAAGAAGACCTTCCTCATCCCTAATGGACCGATGTGAAACTCAACAGAACTAATACTTGAGATCAATTGCAATTAGGTTAGGCTATGTCCTTTCACTTTTTAAGTTCTGTCTTCAGTTGTATATAGGCCAGAACCGTATTGATAAAAATTGTTAACATGCTATGATGACGCTTTATCCTGGTTCTGGAAGTACTTATACAGTTAAGCAGTTTCTTTAGGAGATGATGAACATATTTGGATAGTCTTTGAACTGGATTAGATTGTACTTCCATTCAGTAAGCAGAATAATAGCCAAAGTTTCCTTGGCATTGATAGGagtagaagaaatcaagaaacttTAGGTTACAAAGTCTTTTCCTCTCTTTGTTGTTCATCTCCTAGGCTTCTTTCCTGGCAGAGACCTTTTCAGTTCTGGGAGACTTATTCCTTGCAAACCATAAATTATATCTCTTCTTTACTGATTAGTTAGCATGCCTTACCTGGCTATGAATGTACTACAAACTTTTTTTGGTTGCATACCGCACTATTTGGTGGCGAAGTTGTTTTCATGGTTGCTTCAGTTACTGGTCATGTCAATGCTTTGCTTTTGGCTGATTTCTTCTTGCAAATTTTTTCCTGAATTACCTTTTGACATGCATCCAAGTTCTACCTGATATGGTACTCAATAATATATACTAGTAATATACTTGAGATCTTTCAAAGCAAGAATCTTGCCCAAGTATAGTACTTCTGTTTCCTTGTTCGGTAAATTACACTAGGCTCCGATACTCCATCCAGTTCAGTATAGTCACAAGAAGATCACAGTGCATCCTTTGATATTGGATTTACCTGGCACTACAAATAAAACcctcaattttttgaaattacaaTACGGCTTCTAAGTTTCATAATTTGGTTATACAGACACTGCTACTGTTTTCTTcaagttgcaaaagaaaaatttaagttgCAACAATTGCTTAAAGGTAATGGTAAAATTTTCCCTTAATAATGTGACAGTTATGAGTTTTGATTAAGTACTGGTTCTCCAAAAGAATAAACTAAATTGGAATAGAAATTAGTTGattaaaaaagtacttttgatttatttgtatttgtttaATGAGAGTGCATTATCAAATAACCTTGTATTGTGTTTTATAGGTTGAAAATGCTGGTTGGGAGATATCTTTAAGAAACTATAGATCTAAATAAAGAACAGAGGAGTTTACTGTAAATTGTCCTTctttttatacatatatgtgGCTAACAAGGAAATGTGTCAAAATTAGCAATCTCTGTCAGGAAAATGGGACAGAATGATATAAGTGTTTCAGAATGTTTTTCACATCTTTATGGTTCTAAACCCGTGTTATCTCTAATAACCCGGTAGTTCAAGTGAAATATCTGTTGAGATTCCCCATACTATTCTTGCTACTTGTTATCTACAGCTATGAAAATAATACTTGCGTATCTTACTAATTGTTTCATATGTTGGTTGGTGTAGGGATAAACATTTCGGACAATTTATCGAAGGAATGGTTTCAAGCACAAGCTGTTCTTCGTGTCAGTTTGGGgaatttcttgttttttggAGTGCTTGCACTTATAATGATTGGTATCAAGGATCAAAATGATAGGCGCGACTCCTGGCATCACGGTGGATGGGTTGCTAAATTGGTTATCTGGGTGTTGCTTGTTGCACTCATGTTTTTCCTCCCGAACGGTGTCATAACAATTTATGGTCAGTTCTATGCCCCTAACCTGAAGTTTTTTATGATAAGAAAAATTCCCCAGTGGCATATGGTTCGAAACTAGATGGATACTAGGCTCACCCCTCTTTCCTTCTTCACTCAAATATTAGGCTTATATTTGCCGCATGGTTTGAATCAATGACATGACCCTAGCCACACATCACGTGCACAACAAGCAACTTCCCTAACGGAAAAAGCATTGTGCTCTTACCACTATACCAAAGCTCTGCGGGCTTCCTGAAGTTAATTTGCTActcaacattttaatttttttttctcttttctttggTATACACCTACATAAAATCAACTGAAATTCAGAAGACTAGGGATTTCAACTCACCCATGTCTACCAAACTTTAGAAGGATCCTTCTCCAAATTATCAGATGACTTCTCAAGAAAACATAATTTTGTGTAGTAAGTACATGATGAACAAAATATGTACTAGGGAAAATAACTGTCATGTTTTGACAGCTCACTTTTTCTCCAGTTTACTTCTTCCAATAAGTACACTTTCCTCTAGCTTCTCAGCTCAACctgttctatttttttgtagtgtgtCAAGTATGTATTTATTTAACTTGATCTGTTTGGTCTATTTTTCTGCCTTTGCAGGTTTTCTTTCGAAATTTGGGGCAGGGTTCTTTTTGTTAATCCaagtaataatattattagaTGCTACACACTCGTGGAATGATTCATGGGTTGCAAAAGATGAGCAGAAGTGGTAGATTCAATTTCTTAtcttttgtaattatttatcCCCAGACCTTGTTTTATCTTCTAAATTGACATATCTTTTGCAGGTATGTTGCTCTACTTGTGGTATCTGTGGCGTGCTACATAGCAACATTTGTTTTTTCAGGAATTTTATTTATGTGGTTCAATCCTTCTGGACATGACTGTGGACTGAACGTGTTCTTCATTGTTATGACCATGATTCTTGCTTTTGCATTTGCTGTTATTGCTTTGCACCCAAAGGTAAATGCTCTCTCTGCTGATGCTTTCTTTTATCATGGTTTTTCTGCTCTGTAGGAAAACCtctatatgatttttttttgaaattcttcaTATACATTATGCATTATGAAGCCGATTATCTCTTGCTAACTACATGCACATATATCTATATGCAATGAATACATGAAGCATCTCCCTTAGGGTTACCTCCTTTACAATACATCCAGCGAAATCATTTTGGTAGCTAAATTCTGCCTTTTGTATTCTTACTTATGCTAATCATCTTTTCCCCTTTAATTATGTCCAGGTAAATGGAAGCCTATTGCCAGCTTCTGTGATATCTGTTTACTGTGCTTATGTTTGCTATAGTGGTCTCTCTAGTGAGCCTCGAGATTATGTCTGCAATGGGCTCCATAACAAATCAAAGGCAGTAACAACAAGTACCCTTGTTCTTGGAATGCTTACAACTGTTCTCTCAGTCCTATATTCTGCTCTGCGTGCTGGATCTGCAACTACTTTTATGTCTCCACCATCTTCTCCCAGATCAGGTACCAAAACCTTTTGATGCTCTCCTTCCATAGCTCAGTAAATTTCTTCTAGCATGTAATATTTGTCATAGAGTTTGTATGGGCCTATGTGAATTGAGATTGTTAACTAATTTGTAGAGATAATCCTCCTTCAGAATCATAAGAGACACCAGTTGTTTCTATCAAATATCAAAACTCTAATATAAAGCAAAAGTGTATTGGTATATCCCACCTCACGCAAGCTGCTGTATCTGTCCATACATGAGCAATAGTCATCAAAGGGCTCGTCCATAATGTGGCTGCTATCTTGCTAGATTTTCTTCATCTGCATGTTGACAAATACCAATCTTCTGTTATAGGTGAGAAGAAATCCCTTCTTGCTTCCGAGGAGCTGGAATCTGGGAAAGGATCACCAGAAGCACGGCCAGTGAGCTACTCCTACACATTCTTCCATCTGATATTTGCTCTGGCTAGCATGTATTCTGCAATGCTTCTTTCTGGGTGGACTAGCAGTTCTGAGAGTTCAGAGCTAATTGATGTCGGCTGGACATCACTTTGGGTTCGCATATGCACTGAATGGGTCACTGCTGGACTGTATGTTTGGTCACTTGTGGCTCCACTGTTCTTCCCTGACCGTGAATTCTATTGATCTGATATACTGATCAGTACGTAGTTCTCTCTCTCTGTTAATGTTTGTGTCTCTTCAACTTGTATCAAGCTTGTTatgtaaatattaaaaatgcTTCTACTGAATGAGCACGATCTAGTTATATTTATCTATGGATAAATGTAATGAAATAGTAGTAATCTGTATCTAGCTTTGCATGTACAGTTCTATGATAATATCTATGTTATTTCAGATTTCAGTTAATTGCTCCTAATTAGCAAAAATAGAAGATCCATTTAAGTGATCACACTTCACACATGTcaattttaattgttaattttcCAACTTTTCCTTATCCTTATAATTAGAGAAAAGATGGTACTTTATTGCttatttccaaatatttttaaaagccTACAAAATCTTAACATGTTATGCCATAGatctcaacgacaataaatccaTGGTAATTCCACGAGAGGATAAATTGTACgcaaattttattcttatcataaaaaaatagaaaggtTGATTTCTATAAATCCGCGacacagaaaataaaaaaagaggcAGAAATAACAAGATAATTAGATAATGATGCTAAAGAAACAAAATGTAACaatataaattcaagaataagatagtaaaagaataatattattactttggaaCGGAAAAGAAACATGTCTGACTACCTACCCCAATTCTTGATCTCCACTGCTACTTGGAGATAAATGTTGATTTATTAAATCTATAAATCAAGTCAACATAAAGTCGTTTTTTCAGTTTTGGTTTTATTTGGTCTTTTCGgttcttttgatttttctaataattgtACAGTGATTGAAAAGAATATCAAATATACTTACTATCTATGTGATATGCTAGAATTTAAAAATGTTATGAATAGTAATCTTCAGAAAGACTAAAAAGTTCACATGAGTGCAAAATACTTTCATTGAAATATCAACATCCAATATGCTAAATTTATAAGATTAAAGGCTATGgtcaaactgaatacaaaacaaaatatgtaCAAAGTAGATTGTTAACTTCTAATCTGAAATCTATAACAATGTAATTGTATTTTCCAATctgaatacaaaataaaatatttacaagcccaaatttaaaataatatatctaaacattgaaaattatatattaatttaaaagtgATCGATTTTTTTTCAACGCAAAACCAATCAAATCATATCACAAGcgaattttttttcttcgaaTTAATTTGATTCATCGATTCATTTTAGCTAGATGGTTTCGCTACAAAATATTATAGAAATTGCAAACTTTTTAGTAGGTGGTTTTCTACTATCTTAGTAGGCCTACCTAGTGCGACTGCTAATTAGTTGGTTCACTAAGCTTAAAATAccacaaaattttcattttttggaaattattatttaaatttgtactcaatttttttttcacgtTTATGTACTTCGTAAGAACTTTAGACATGCGATAtttaaaagctaaaaaaatGGTGAATGAACTTTGGGAAAAATTGCCTAAAATTTAGGCAAAATGATATATATGGcttacatattttataaatagaaaaacttaaaagattttaaatatGGCTTAAATGGGTGTTTTCAAACTGAGTATTTGTATAAATTCCGACACCAATTTTACAATTTACTCATTttcatatgaaataaatattgaaaacactcctaaacttgACGTGAATTATTACTTCAATCCTCCAACTATTGATAGCTTTAAAAACACGCTCTCTACttgattaagtaatttaaaacGGCTCCTCTTATGCCACATGCCATCCACCAATACATATGtggattttttttgatgatgTAGCGTACACatagatatatatagttaaaaaaagacattcaaataattaaatgctaaaatttagtaaagaagaatttttaaataaaaaaatattatttttcttacctcACCTCATCCCCTACCCAAGTATCCCAACCCTACCCCCATCCCACCCCTCACCCCTCAAAACTTtataaaagtttttcttttttaaaaaaaactttttaaccAACACCACCGAGTACCTTACTCTCCTCCACCCTTCCCCTCCAAAAAAGTtacttttgaaataaaatatattttttcttatcccACCCCTCTCccataaaattttttttttaaagaatttttgttttttggggTGGGTGAGTAGTGAGGTGTGAGGCTAGGGGTACTAGGAAGAGGATGGGGTGgggtgaaaagaaaaataaatttttaaaaagaaaaaaaaaatgaagttattttATCTTCTTAAATTGCTAAATTGttaacatttaattatttacatgttctttaaatattttttctattacataaatttatgtgTATGTCACGTCAGtagaaatttttaaatatatgcaCATGTGACATAAGATGAACGTTTTTAAATTCACTTAATGGTGTTTTTAAGACTGTCAATAGTTGGGAGACTAAAGTAATAATTCACGTCAAGTTTAGGGGTATTTTcaatacttacctcttttcatattaattgaaagTTTTTAGCTTTTGAAGGACTGtaccttcttttattttcttcttccttttcaatGCTTTCACATTAAAAAAACACTAACTTTTATTGTTTATAAATGCTAATATTCCTAAACAAACCaatattaacaaataataaaaatataaaaggtgGATTTCTCTTTAGTATTTATTctaaacaagaagaaaaatagtgatTTATAATTAAGTACATCAAACAttaattctcttcttttcccaTGAGCCAACTTTGACATATTTGTTGACTATTACTTTATATACTAGTAAATTTGATCGCGCTTCGCGCGATTATAAAATACctcattaatttaataaaatatcttttaaaattattgagtgttaaattatattacaaagaatcttaattttattattagtacttaaattttatattttttgcaattttaaaTCATCTCTATATTGGTAAAActattctcttttctttttggataagaaaaaatagtgattttttagggtaGAACCTTTAGTGAGAGTATATATACATGATTTGttttttgtctatatatatatatatatatatatatatatatatatatatatatataagcttgtaatttaaaaatatatatatatatattcatataagtATGTacatgtatataatatataataaatataagttttcacaaaaatatataactttttatttgtttttaaatgtGTATTATTTGTGTTATATAATTTAAGGTggagtatttttttaatatttaaatttattttaggtAAAATATAAGGCTAAAGAAAAGGAGATGTATCTTAATTTTATGCAAGTTTCttaggagaaaaataaattagaaacaTTTTCGTTTTGATAATTTATCCATTCATTATAagtatacatatttttatttttatctctaccatttattgtagtaatatttgttttatacgTTGTTatcgcttttttttttttttctcttttccttccTCTATTCTATTTATGAATAATTCttgattgtaaaaaaaatacaaaattagagtacaatatatatttatccttGTCAATTCTTttactatctttttttttaattttaattttaattttagaaagaacaaATCTTTAAGGAAATCATAAATGGTTCTTCATATCATAGAAAACATCATTAAAAaatttgtatttcaatttttaatgtatatttAATCTTTATTAATAGTAGCGTTAGAACCTTGATTAGTAATTAGCATATTACTGACAAAGTTACAATAACTAATTTGTGTATAATGAAGGTATAAACTTGCGAAAatccaaaaattataaaaattcaaatttaagaaattacatagaaagaacacaaTGCACATACCTTTCTTATAACCTTGATCATAAGAaaacacatgaaaaaaaataaataaatgaatgcaCAATTTCTTAGCTCTTGTCTACATTTTCTCTAGCTAACTACATAAACATCCGAGAGTTTTTTTCAGAGAGTCATGCTTAAGCATGAATTTGATACTATAATAGTAACATAAGGAAACACTacttcaaatatgaaataaaaaggataATCTTGACGAAGGGTTTCATGAAAtacaaaattatgaatttatactATTAAAGATGGATGAATctttaaagaaaacataaataattcacCGTACAATAGTATTCTTGAACTTTGGTTAGCAGTTAGTATTATTCCCCACAAAGTtacaatgataatttttttttactaaattcCAAACTAAAGAAGTTAGATGGAGAGAACACAAACACACACATCGTTCTTTgaaccataatcataagcaaATAGGCAC is part of the Solanum stenotomum isolate F172 chromosome 8, ASM1918654v1, whole genome shotgun sequence genome and encodes:
- the LOC125874419 gene encoding uncharacterized protein LOC125874419, which gives rise to MSCLASCCASLTCGLCTSVASGVTRSSARLAYCGLFGVSLIVSWVLREVASPLLKNFSWINISDNLSKEWFQAQAVLRVSLGNFLFFGVLALIMIGIKDQNDRRDSWHHGGWVAKLVIWVLLVALMFFLPNGVITIYGFLSKFGAGFFLLIQVIILLDATHSWNDSWVAKDEQKWYVALLVVSVACYIATFVFSGILFMWFNPSGHDCGLNVFFIVMTMILAFAFAVIALHPKVNGSLLPASVISVYCAYVCYSGLSSEPRDYVCNGLHNKSKAVTTSTLVLGMLTTVLSVLYSALRAGSATTFMSPPSSPRSGEKKSLLASEELESGKGSPEARPVSYSYTFFHLIFALASMYSAMLLSGWTSSSESSELIDVGWTSLWVRICTEWVTAGLYVWSLVAPLFFPDREFY